CTCGTCCCACTCGGTGCCGACGTCGACCGGCTCCTGCCGGGGCGCGGGCCAGTAGGCGCACGGCAGGTTCTTCCAGGCGTTGGCCCAGGTCCCGAACGGGGCGACCCTCGCGACCGCCGTGTGGTCGCGGTCCCAGACCCGCCGGTCCGTCGGCCAGGGGGCGTCGTTGCACTGGACCGCGGTGTAGACCGCGTTGGCGTTCTCGTCGCCCTGGGCCGTCACCGCACGGGGCGACGCCTGTTCGGCCAGCGGCTGCGGGTTGCCCCGTACGTACTCCGAGAGAGCGGTCGCCCGCATCGCCCAGTAGTCGTCGTAGTACACGGCACCGAGCAGCGCGGCGTGCAGTTGCGCGGGACCGGCCTTCCCGCCCGCGGGCCGACGTGCCACGCCGGCGCGCACCGTCTCGTAACTCCGCTGCACCGCCTCGGGTGACGTTCCAAGGTGATATGTCACATCATGCTTGGCCACCCAGGTGCGGAAGTCCTTCCAGCGGGACTCGAAGGCCAGTGACTGGTCGAGGTTGGAGCGGTACCAGATCTGGTCCGGTGACGGGTCGACGGCCGAGTCGAAGACCATGCGCCGTACGTGGGAGGGGAAGAGCGTCGCGTACACCGCGCCGAAGTACGTCCCGTACGAGGCACCCATGAACGTCAGCTTCCGCTCACCCAGCGCCGCCCGCAGGACGTCCAGATCGCGGGCGTTGTTGAGCGAGGTGTAGTGCCGCAGCGCCGGACCCGCGTCGCGCGCGCAGCCCTCCGCGTACGCCTTCGCCGCCGCGATCCGCCGTTCCTTGTACGCCGGTGAGGGATGCACCGGCGCAGCGGCCGGGGCCGCGGCGAACTCGGCGGGGTCCTGGCAGGAGAGCGGCGCCGACGGCGTGACACCGCGCGGCGCGTAGCCCACCATGTCGTACGCGCGGGCGATCTTCTTCCACTCCGTCATCTCGCCGACCAGCGGGAAGGTGATGCTGGACGCGCCGGGGCCGCCGGGGTTGTAGACGAACGCTCCCTGGCGCTCGCCTGCGCTGCCGGTCGCCCGGACGCGGCTGACGACGAGTTCGATCTGCCGGCCGTACGGCGCCGCGTAGTCGAGCGGGACGGCGACGGTGCCGCAGCGGAGGAAGTCGGGCAGCATCTCCTCCTCGGGGCACGGCCCGAAGGAGATACCGGCCGCTGCCGCGCGGGCCGCGGCGACCGCGGTGCCGCGGGTCTCGGCCATGGTGGCGGCAGCGGTAGGGGCGGTGGCGGCCGTGCGGTCGAGGCCCGTGGCGGCGGGGACGGGAGCGGCCACGACCGACAGGGCCACGCACACCATGGTTCCGTACAGCGCTGCTGCTCTCACGCGCGTTCCCTTCGTACAGCCGGCGGGGCCGGTGGGCCCGGTAGGGGGCCTGCGAAGCCGAAGGGGGATGGTCGGGCGCGTGATCAGCGATGTAAAGCACCACACTGCAATGTCATATGTAATGCCCCGGATGGGTCGACCAGACCGTGTGACGGGCCGTCAGGGCCGCGCGTACCGCGGGGTCCTCGACGGCGCGCACCCCCTGCACCGCCACCGCCGCCAGCAGGTCGCGGTCCGCTCCCGATACCGGAGCGGGCAGCGAGTCCAGCCACCGCTGTCCCGACGGGGAGGCCCACGGGCTGTACGGATGGTTCTCGACCCGGGCGATCGCGAGGCAGCCCAGCGTGAGGACGAGCGGCAGCGCGAACCAGGCCGCCACCGGGCCCGCGCCACCCGGTTCCCGGCCGGGGAGGAGCAGCGCGGCGACGGCCAGCACCACGACGAACACCGCCGAGGCCCGCACCGTACGCGCCGCCGACGCGACGCCCGTGCGGGTCCCGTGCGGAAC
The Streptomyces sp. NBC_00234 DNA segment above includes these coding regions:
- a CDS encoding alpha/beta hydrolase → MRAAALYGTMVCVALSVVAAPVPAATGLDRTAATAPTAAATMAETRGTAVAAARAAAAGISFGPCPEEEMLPDFLRCGTVAVPLDYAAPYGRQIELVVSRVRATGSAGERQGAFVYNPGGPGASSITFPLVGEMTEWKKIARAYDMVGYAPRGVTPSAPLSCQDPAEFAAAPAAAPVHPSPAYKERRIAAAKAYAEGCARDAGPALRHYTSLNNARDLDVLRAALGERKLTFMGASYGTYFGAVYATLFPSHVRRMVFDSAVDPSPDQIWYRSNLDQSLAFESRWKDFRTWVAKHDVTYHLGTSPEAVQRSYETVRAGVARRPAGGKAGPAQLHAALLGAVYYDDYWAMRATALSEYVRGNPQPLAEQASPRAVTAQGDENANAVYTAVQCNDAPWPTDRRVWDRDHTAVARVAPFGTWANAWKNLPCAYWPAPRQEPVDVGTEWDELPPVLILAAERDAATPYEGALELQRRLRGAALVTERDAGSHGVGGSNNACVNRHLETYLLTGRTPVRRADCAPHREPNPVSLERRAGQSLPVPAV
- a CDS encoding TIGR04222 domain-containing membrane protein, which translates into the protein MLWVLFLLVAWAVAAVSCLRLCLATAAAAPRPAAARESAHPALNLYETAFLAGGPHRVADLALVSMHLRRRLLLAHTGWATVVDPEGRDEVERTVIRAIGPEGQSRIAPIRAAAAAADAVRALADRLVAAGLAVPHGTRTGVASAARTVRASAVFVVVLAVAALLLPGREPGGAGPVAAWFALPLVLTLGCLAIARVENHPYSPWASPSGQRWLDSLPAPVSGADRDLLAAVAVQGVRAVEDPAVRAALTARHTVWSTHPGHYI